From a single Phalacrocorax aristotelis chromosome 1, bGulAri2.1, whole genome shotgun sequence genomic region:
- the LOC142064991 gene encoding killer cell lectin-like receptor subfamily G member 1 isoform X3: protein MSDSHSRCPEQWIAYRWSCYTFSKEKKDWHSSQKSCWAQGADLLVISDTSEMDLFKSIQTGCFWIGLRNSTGSGWIWEDGSIFSGTKVLSNSPVQHCVVLMKDHFQASSCEYSAPWICEKSLR, encoded by the exons ATGA GTGACTCCCACTCACGCTGCCCTGAGCAGTGGATAGCCTACAGATGGAGCTGCTACACCTTCTCCAAGGAGAAGAAGGACTGGCACTCCAGCCAGAAATCCTGCTGGGCACAGGGAGCTGATCTCCTGGTGATCAGCGATACCAGTGAAATG GACCTGTTCAAGAGTATTCAAACAGGGTGTTTCTGGATTGGACTGAGGAACAGCACAGGCTCTGGCTGGATTTGGGAAGATGGCTCTATATTCAGTGGCACCAA GGTCCTCTCTAACAGCCCAGTGCAACACTGTGTTGTCCTGATGAAAGATCACTTCCAGGCCTCCAGCTGTGAATACTCTGCTCCATGGATCTGTGAGAAATCTCTTAGATGA
- the LOC142064991 gene encoding killer cell lectin-like receptor subfamily G member 1 isoform X1 — translation MEGSRSETSAAEASEEIIYTSVKFSQTPLSRAKAGWERRGKEAGQAPCLWPAVVLGLAIGFGILSISLAIALTWKMSDSHSRCPEQWIAYRWSCYTFSKEKKDWHSSQKSCWAQGADLLVISDTSEMDLFKSIQTGCFWIGLRNSTGSGWIWEDGSIFSGTKVLSNSPVQHCVVLMKDHFQASSCEYSAPWICEKSLR, via the exons ATGGAGGGAAGCAGATCAGAAACTTCTGCAGCCGAAGCGAGCGAGGAAATAATTTATACTTCTGTCAAATTCTCTCAGACTCCTCTGTCAAGGGCCAAAGCTGGATGGGAAAGGAGAGGTAAGGAAGCTGGACAAG cTCCTTGTCTGTGGCCAGCAGTTGTGCTGGGCTTGGCTATAGGCTTTGGGATTCTGAGCATCTCCCTAGCGATTGCTTTGACTTGGAAGATGA GTGACTCCCACTCACGCTGCCCTGAGCAGTGGATAGCCTACAGATGGAGCTGCTACACCTTCTCCAAGGAGAAGAAGGACTGGCACTCCAGCCAGAAATCCTGCTGGGCACAGGGAGCTGATCTCCTGGTGATCAGCGATACCAGTGAAATG GACCTGTTCAAGAGTATTCAAACAGGGTGTTTCTGGATTGGACTGAGGAACAGCACAGGCTCTGGCTGGATTTGGGAAGATGGCTCTATATTCAGTGGCACCAA GGTCCTCTCTAACAGCCCAGTGCAACACTGTGTTGTCCTGATGAAAGATCACTTCCAGGCCTCCAGCTGTGAATACTCTGCTCCATGGATCTGTGAGAAATCTCTTAGATGA
- the LOC142064991 gene encoding killer cell lectin-like receptor subfamily G member 1 isoform X2: protein MEGSRSETSAAEASEEIIYTSVKFSQTPLSRAKAGWERRAPCLWPAVVLGLAIGFGILSISLAIALTWKMSDSHSRCPEQWIAYRWSCYTFSKEKKDWHSSQKSCWAQGADLLVISDTSEMDLFKSIQTGCFWIGLRNSTGSGWIWEDGSIFSGTKVLSNSPVQHCVVLMKDHFQASSCEYSAPWICEKSLR from the exons ATGGAGGGAAGCAGATCAGAAACTTCTGCAGCCGAAGCGAGCGAGGAAATAATTTATACTTCTGTCAAATTCTCTCAGACTCCTCTGTCAAGGGCCAAAGCTGGATGGGAAAGGAGAG cTCCTTGTCTGTGGCCAGCAGTTGTGCTGGGCTTGGCTATAGGCTTTGGGATTCTGAGCATCTCCCTAGCGATTGCTTTGACTTGGAAGATGA GTGACTCCCACTCACGCTGCCCTGAGCAGTGGATAGCCTACAGATGGAGCTGCTACACCTTCTCCAAGGAGAAGAAGGACTGGCACTCCAGCCAGAAATCCTGCTGGGCACAGGGAGCTGATCTCCTGGTGATCAGCGATACCAGTGAAATG GACCTGTTCAAGAGTATTCAAACAGGGTGTTTCTGGATTGGACTGAGGAACAGCACAGGCTCTGGCTGGATTTGGGAAGATGGCTCTATATTCAGTGGCACCAA GGTCCTCTCTAACAGCCCAGTGCAACACTGTGTTGTCCTGATGAAAGATCACTTCCAGGCCTCCAGCTGTGAATACTCTGCTCCATGGATCTGTGAGAAATCTCTTAGATGA